The Corylus avellana chromosome ca8, CavTom2PMs-1.0 genome has a segment encoding these proteins:
- the LOC132190132 gene encoding protein TIC 55, chloroplastic, translating into MALLLRFPTHNSSLSFFLSTPTHKPPLASLSQPLGRRKSSAKCSAVSDVKAAPPVLDGKDEGEGDDHKVLVGPSSEEERRGERVVADYDWTQEWYPLYLAQDLPDDAPLGLNVFDKQVVLYRDGNGHLRCYEDRCPHRLAKLSEGQLIDGRLECLYHGWQFEEGKCVKIPQLPADAKIPRSACLRTYEVRDSQGVIWVWMCQKTPPNLDKLPWFENFARPGFRDISTTHELPYDHSILLENLMDPAHVPISHDRTDWSAKREDAQPLRFEVTERTDRGFAGWWGKATDEPPKNFLRLEAPCVLQNNREIVDEKGEKHYFTGLFLCRPTGQGKSMLIVRFGGTKRSPLAKLFPQWYFHQNAGKVFEQDMGFLSSQNEILIKEKVPTKELYLNLKSSDTWVAEYRRWMDKVGHGMPYHFGHSTISLPKEPAVVEHAPAGLVAGISASLPAKGGIGTMHAPNLANRYFRHVIHCKACRSIVKAFQAWKNALSAMALALASLAILVSGRQWKAILLVSATVCSAGAYGCSAAVALNTTNFIRTHRRL; encoded by the exons ATGGCTTTGTTGCTAAGATTTCCCACCCACAACTCctcactctctttctttctatccACACCCACCCACAAACCACCGCTGGCTTCTCTTTCACAACCCCTCGGGCGAAGAAAAAGCAGCGCCAAGTGCTCTGCCGTCTCGGATGTCAAAGCTGCGCCTCCGGTGCTCGATGGGAAGGATGAGGGGGAGGGCGATGATCACAAGGTTCTTGTGGGTCCGTCCAGTGAAGAGGAAAGGCGAGGTGAGAGGGTCGTAGCGGACTACGATTGGACGCAAGAATGGTACCCGCTGTACCTGGCCCAGGACCTGCCCGATGATGCACCTCTGGGTCTCAACGTGTTTGACAAGCAAGTCGTGTTGTATAGGGACGGCAATGGCCACCTTCGCTGTTACGAGGATCGCTGCCCCCACAG GTTAGCAAAACTTTCTGAAGGCCAGTTGATTGATGGAAGACTAGAATGTCTGTACCATGGCTGGCAATTTGAAGAAGGTAAATGTGTTAAGATACCTCAG CTTCCAGCTGATGCCAAAATTCCTCGATCAGCTTGCCTGAGAACGTATGAGGTGAGGGACTCCCAAGGAGTTATATGGGTATGGATGTGTCAGAAGACACCACCAAACCTTGATAAACTACCTTGGTTTGAGAATTTTGCCAGGCCAGGTTTTCGGGATATTTCAACCACCCATGAGCTTCCATATGATCACTCCATACTACTTGAGAACCTCATGGATCCAGCCCACGTCCCAATTTCGCATGATAGAACAGACTGGAGTGCAAAAAGGGAAGATGCTCAACCACTGCGTTTCGAGGTGACCGAACGTACAGATCGAGGATTTGCTGGCTGGTGGGGAAAGGCAACAGATGAACCCCCGAAAAACTTCTTACGGCTTGAAGCCCCTTGTGTTCTTCAGAATAACCGGGAGATTGTGGATGAGAAGGGGGAGAAGCACTACTTCACAGGCCTGTTCCTTTGTAGACCGACCGGACAAGGTAAATCCATGCTTATTGTAAGGTTTGGAGGAACAAAAAGATCCCCATTGGCCAAATTGTTCCCGCAGTGGTATTTCCATCAAAATGCAGGCAAGGTGTTTGAGCAAGATATGGGTTTCCTGTCGTCCCAAAATGAGATTCTAATAAAGGAAAAAGTTCCCACAAAGGAGCTGTACCTTAATCTAAAATCCTCTGATACATGGGTAGCTGAATACCGGAGGTGGATGGACAAAGTAGGGCATGGGATGCCTTATCATTTTGGGCACAGCACTATTTCATTGCCTAAAGAGCCTGCTGTGGTTGAACATGCACCGGCCGGACTGGTTGCCGGAATTTCTGCATCTTTACCGGCTAAGGGAGGGATTGGAACAATGCATGCTCCAAACTTGGCCAACCGGTATTTTCGGCATGTAATACATTGCAAGGCATGCAGAAGTATCGTTAAAGCTTTCCAAGCCTGGAAAAATGCCCTTTCTGCTATGGCTCTTGCACTGGCCTCATTGGCAATTCTAGTGTCTGGAAGGCAGTGGAAGGCCATTCTTTTGGTATCGGCAACCGTATGCTCTGCTGGAGCCTATGGATGCTCAGCCGCCGTTGCATTGAACACAACAAACTTCATAAGGACGCATAGGAGATTGTAA
- the LOC132189503 gene encoding lariat debranching enzyme, which translates to MRIAIEGCMHGDLDTVYKTLQFAERKNGFKIDLLLCCGDFQAVRNEEDLQSLNVPPKYRSMNSFWKYYSGEEVAPYPTIFIGGNHEASNYSWELYYGGWAAPNIYFLGFAGVVKFGNIRIGGLSGIYNSRDYHLGHYERPPYNEKTIRSVYHVREYDVHKLMQVEEPIDIFLSHDWPVGITDYGKWEELVRRKPYFEKEIQERTLGSVAAAQLLENLKPPYWFSAHLHCKFSALVQHKEGILTKFLALDKCLPGRPFLQILEIESEPGPHEIQYDEEWLAITRRFNSIFPLTRRNATFGSVDLETEDCRQWVRSRLQARGTKPFEFVQTVPCYNPSQSGSKGSFSGYPRNPQTESFLQFLGLPYLLDCMSEPKDLSYSPASSNQRGSFDDDSEAIPIDDVDELEELAEDDDEETNAFTITTLYSKKTRTLVMERREVVFSAAIFILVLFSIAASSSSANLSFNFYAASCPTAEFVVRNTVRSASSDDPTIPGKLLRLLFHDCFVEGCDASVLLQGNGTEQSDPANKSVGGFSVIDSAKSVLEFFCPGTVSCADIVALAARDAVEAAGGPSFQIPTGRRDGMVSAASHVRPNIVDTSFSVDEMIKLFSSKGLSLEDLVTLSGAHTIGTAHCNAFTDRFQVDSKGKLKLVDKSLDSIYADELMKRCPAGASPSATVNNDPETSFMFDNQYYRNLQAHKGLFQSDSVLLNDKRTRKQVENFAVDQVAFLESWGQSFLKLTTIGVKTGEAGEIRRSCSTTNM; encoded by the exons ATGAGAATCGCCATAGAAGGCTGTATGCATGGCGACCTTGACACCGTCTACAAAACCCTGCAGTTCGCAGAAAGGAAAAACGGCTTCAAAATCGACCTCCTCTTATGCTGCGGCGACTTTCAg GCTGTGAGGAATGAGGAGGACCTGCAGAGCCTGAACGTGCCACCGAAGTACCGGTCCATGAACTCGTTCTGGAAGTACTATTCGGGCGAGGAGGTAGCTCCCTATCCGACTATCTTCATCGGCGGAAACCACGAAGCCTCCAATTACTCGTGGGAATT GTACTATGGAGGATGGGCGGCGCCTAATATATACTTTTTGGGGTTTGCTGGGGTGGTCAAGTTCGGGAACATTCGTATTGGTGGACTTTCTGGAATTTACAATTCACGTGATTATCATTTAG GTCATTACGAGAGGCCTCCTTATAATGAGAAGACTATAAGGTCTGTGTATCATGTTCGTGAATATGACGTCCACAAACTCATGCAAGTTGAGGAAccaattgatatttttctttcacatgATTGGCCTGTTGGCATCACTGATTATGGGAAATGGGAGGAACTTGTTCGGCGCAAACCATATTTTGAGAAGGAG ATTCAGGAGAGGACTCTTGGAAGTGTAGCTGCTGCTCAACTTCTGGAAAACTTGAAACCACCCTATTGGTTTTCAGCTCACCTTCACTGCAAATTTTCTGCCCTTGTTCAGCACAAGGAAGGCATACTGACAAAATTTCTTGCACTCGATAAGTGTCTTCCTGGGCGCCCATTCTTACAG ATACTTGAAATTGAATCGGAGCCAGGACCACATGAGATCCAGTATGATGAAGAGTGGCTAGCAATAACAAGGAGGTTCAACTCTATCTTTCCTCTGACCAGAAGAAATGCAACTTTTGG GAGTGTAGATCTTGAAACTGAAGATTGTCGTCAATGGGTTAGAAGCAGGCTACAAGCAAGAGGGACCAAGCCTTTTGAATTTGTTCAAACAGTTCCATGTTACAATCCCTCTCAATCTGGGTCCAAGGGTTCCTTTTCTG GATACCCTAGGAATCCTCAAACAGAATCTTTCTTGCAGTTTCTAGGACTTCCATATCTTCTTGATTGCATGTCAGAACCCAAGGACCTATCCTATAGTCCTGCTTCCTCGAATCAAAGAG GTTCTTTTGATGATGACAGTGAAGCCATTCCCATTGATGATGTGGATGAATTGGAAGAACTTgcagaagatgatgatgaggaaACC AACGCGTTTACAATTACTACTTTGTACTCCAAGAAAACCAGGACCCTTGTTATGGAGAGAAGAGAAGTAGTTTTTTCTGCAGCAATCTTCATTCTTGTGCTGTTCTCCAttgctgcttcttcttcttctgccaACCTCTCATTTAACTTCTATGCTGCTTCATGCCCTACAGCTGAGTTCGTCGTTAGAAACACAGTGAGATCAGCTTCCTCTGACGACCCAACTATCCCCGGGAAGCTCCTTCGCTTGCTGTTCCATGATTGTTTCGTGGAG GGTTGTGATGCATCTGTGCTTTTACAAGGAAATGGGACAGAGCAAAGTGATCCAGCAAACAAATCTGTTGGGGGATTTTCAGTTATAGATTCAGCTAAAAGTGTGCTGGAATTCTTCTGTCCAGGGACTGTTTCTTGTGCTGATATTGTTGCTTTGGCTGCTAGAGATGCTGTTGAAGCG GCTGGCGGACCATCATTTCAGATTCCAACAGGTAGGAGAGATGGGATGGTTTCAGCAGCTTCACATGTCAGGCCTAATATTGTTGACACAAGTTTTTCTGTGGATGAGATGATAAAGCTCTTCTCTTCTAAAGGGTTGTCCTTGGAGGACCTTGTCACCCTTTCAG GAGCTCACACCATTGGAACAGCTCATTGCAATGCATTCACTGATCGGTTTCAAGTAGACTCCAAGGGGAAGCTCAAACTCGTTGACAAATCCCTCGACAGTATTTATGCAGATGAGCTCATGAAAAGGTGCCCTGCAGGCGCAAGCCCCTCTGCAACTGTTAACAATGATCCTGAAACATCCTTCATGTTTGACAACCAGTACTACAGAAATCTTCAAGCCCACAAAGGGCTTTTCCAGTCAGATTCTGTCCTCCTAAACGACAAAAGAACCAGGAAACAGGTAGAGAATTTCGCAGTTGACCAAGTTGCTTTTCTTGAGAGCTGGGGTCAATCATTTCTGAAGCTCACAACCATTGGAGTGAAAACAGGGGAAGCAGGGGAAATCCGAAGATCTTGTTCAACAACAAACATGTGA
- the LOC132190059 gene encoding putative pentatricopeptide repeat-containing protein At3g25970 translates to MRPLHSLIESSAYASFKVLVNHCRAIKLGAVADIYTANKILCGYTKCRDLCVAHKLFEEMPHRDTVSWNTMIGGYINCGNFEIAWEILRTMKRYGFDFDGYTFGSILKGVACAYRLDLGQQVHSMIVKMGYAGNVYSASALLDMYAKCERVEDAYVVFQCIPEPNSVSWNALIAGYVQAGDRGTAFWLLDCMEREGVKPDDGTFAPLLTLLDDADSYKLTMQIHSKIIKDGRAFYNTMCNALITSYSECGSVEDAKRVFDGAVGVRDLVTWNSMLASYLVYNKEELAFQLFMDMLGLGFEPDIYTYTSLISSCFDATHKRNGKSLHGLVMKRGLQLSVPISNALIAMYLKSNNRSVEEALLIFETMESKDRVSWNSILTGLSQIGLSEDALKFFGHMRSVVEDIDHYTFSAVLRSCSDIATLQLGQQVHVLALKSGFESNEFVASSLIFMYSKCGIIEDARKSFEDTPKDSSITWNSIIFGYAQHGQGNVALDLFYLMTQSSVKPDHITFVAILTACSHIGLVEEGRKFLISMESEYGIPLRMEHYACGVDLYGRAGCLDEAKALIEAMPFEPDAMVWKTLLGACRICGDIKLASQVASLLLELEPQEHCTYVLLSNMYGRLRRWDEKASVTRLMKERGVKKVPGWSWVEVHNEVHAFNAEDHSHSHCQEIYLVLRSLMEEIRRLDSVANLKVLMHDFDHMGKIEGSNK, encoded by the exons ATGAGGCCATTGCACTCACTCATTGAGAGTTCAGCGTATGCTTCCTTCAAGGTTTTGGTAAACCATTGTCGGGCAATCAAATTAGGTGCCGTCGCAGACATCTACACTGCCAACAAAATCTTATGTGGGTATACAAAATGCAGGGATTTATGCGTTGCTCACAAGTTGTTCGAGGAAATGCCCCACAGAGACACTGTGTCTTGGAATACAATGATCGGTGGGTATATAAACTGTGGGAATTTCGAGATTGCGTGGGAAATTCTGAGAACCATGAAGAGATATGGATTTGATTTTGATGGGTATACATTTGGAAGCATACTCAAGGGGGTTGCTTGTGCTTATCGGCTTGATCTTGGGCAACAAGTGCATTCGATGATCGTTAAGATGGGCTATGCCGGAAATGTTTATTCGGCTAGTGCACTCTTGGACATGTATGCAAAGTGCGAAAGAGTTGAGGATGCATATGTGGTGTTTCAGTGCATACCGGAGCCTAATTCTGTTTCGTGGAATGCGCTGATCGCTGGTTATGTGCAAGCGGGTGACCGTGGGACTGCATTTTGGCTTTTAGATTGTATGGAGCGGGAGGGTGTAAAGCCTGACGATGGCACATTTGCTCCGCTTTTGACGTTGCTTGATGATGCTGATTCTTACAAGTTAACGATGCAGATTCATAGTAAAATTATAAAGGATGGGCGAGCATTTTATAACACCATGTGCAACGCCTTAATCACTTCATATTCAGAGTGTGGGTCCGTAGAAGATGCCAAAAGAGTGTTTGATGGTGCTGTTGGCGTCCGAGATTTGGTGACATGGAATTCCATGCTTGCTTCTTACCTCGTATACAATAAAGAAGAACTTGCATTCCAACTCTTCATGGATATGCTAGGGCTTGGGTTTGAACCAGACATCTATACTTACACTAGTCTCATTAGTTCTTGTTTTGATGCAACACATAAAAGGAATGGGAAATCCTTGCATGGATTGGTAATGAAAAGAGGACTGCAACTATCCGTACCAATATCTAATGCATTAATAGCCATGTATCTTAAATCAAATAACAGATCTGTGGAAGAAGCATTGCTCATTTTTGAGACCATGGAGTCCAAGGACCGTGTTTCATGGAACTCTATTTTGACTGGACTTTCTCAAATTGGCTTAAGTGAAGATGCCTTGAAATTCTTTGGTCATATGAGATCTGTGGTAGAAGACATTGATCACTATACCTTTTCAGCTGTCCTCCGATCTTGCTCAGACATAGCAACCCTCCAATTGGGTCAACAAGTCCATGTCTTGGCACTTAAATCGGGCTTTGAATCCAATGAATTTGTTGCCAGTTCATTAATCTTCATGTATTCCAAGTGTGGGATCATTGAAGATGCTAGGAAATCCTTTGAAGATACCCCGAAAGACAGCTCAATCACTTGGAACTCAATCATTTTTGGGTATGCACAACATGGGCAGGGAAATGTTGCACTTGACCTCTTCTACCTAATGACACAGAGTAGCGTGAAACCTGATCATATAACCTTTGTTGCGATTCTAACTGCATGCAGCCATATTGGTTTGGTAGAAGAAGGACGCAAGTTTCTTATATCTATGGAATCAGAATATGGGATTCCACTGCGAATGGAGCATTACGCCTGTGGAGTCGATCTATATGGGCGAGCTGGGTGTCTAGATGAGGCAAAAGCATTGATTGAGGCAATGCCTTTTGAACCTGATGCAATGGTGTGGAAGACTTTGCTCGGTGCCTGTAGGATTTGTGGTGACATTAAATTAGCTAGTCAGGTAGCAAGCCTTTTGCTAGAGCTAGAGCCTCAAGAGCACTGCACTTATGTTCTTCTCTCGAACATGTATGGGCGTCTTAGGCGGTGGGATGAAAAGGCTAGTGTGACGAGGCTTATGAAGGAAAGGGGAGTGAAAAAGGTCCCTGGTTGGAGTTGGGTAGAAGTTCATAATGAGGTGCATGCTTTCAATGCAGAAGACCATTCCCACTCCCATTGTCAAGAGATATACCTTGTATTGAGATCGTTAATGGAGGAAATCAGGAGGTTGGATTCTGTTGCCAATTTAAAGGTTTTGATGCATGATTTTGATCATATGG GCAAAATAGAGGGAAGTAACAAATAG